In Mycobacterium sp. Aquia_213, the sequence GTCGACGCGGCCGACACCACCCCGCAGCCTGGCCTCACGCCGGAAACGTATTTCGCCGTCGGCAAGATGGTGAACTACGGCGGCGGCGGCAGGTACGACGAAGGCCATGCGACATACGAATTTCCGCCGGCCTTGAAACCCAACAGCTTTGCCTTAGCCGGACCGTGGTCACTGGACTATCAGGGCGCGACGGCCGACGGCGATAACTCGGCCGTCAAACTCAACTACCAGGCCAAAAACGTCTACATCGTCGCCGGCGGAACCGGAACCCTCACCGTGGTGCGGAACGGACAGCCGACGACGGTGCCGATCAGCGGGCCGCCGACGTCGCATCGGATTGTCGCCGGCTACCAGGTGGGTCCCGGAACACTCGAGGTGCGGCCCAGCCGTGGGCTACAGGTGTACTCCTTCACCTACGGGTGATCTCAGGTTGCAATCAATCCAACGGCTGATCTGCTCCGAAGAACTGATGCCGGGGTTCAGCCAGACGGGGTGGACCTCCCGGCCTATCAGGGGAGTAAATGGCCATGAAAGTTCACACACGAATTGCGGCAACCGGTTTCGCCGCCGCCGGAATCTTGGGCCTCGGAGTCAGTGTCTCGCCGAGCGCCGCGGCCGCCGATTTGGTCGGTCCGGGATGCGCGGACTACGCGGCGGCCAATCCCAGCGGCCCCGCCTCGGTGGACGGGATGTCGGGGGTCCCTGTCGCGGTCGCGGCGTCGAACAACCCCCAGCTCACCACACTGACCTCGGCGCTGTCGGGCAAGCTCAACCCGGAGGTGAATCTGGTCGACACCCTCAACAGCGGCCAGTACACCGTGTTCGCGCCGACTGACGCCGCGTTCAGCAAGCTTCCCGAATCCACTATCGGTCAGCTGAAGACGAATGCGGCCATGCTGAAGAGCATCCTGACCTACCACGTGGTTGCGGGCCAGCTGAGCCCGGCCAAGGTCGACGGCACCCACGCGACCCTGCAGGGCGCCAATGCGATGGTGACCGGTCAGGGCAACGGCCTGAAGGTCAACAACGCGAGCGTGGTGTGTGGCGGGGTGCCCACCGCGAACGCGACGGTGTACATGATCGACACGGTGCTGATGCCGCCGTCGTAGACGCCTAGCAGCACATTGCTACGGCGCTGCATCTGTGCCGAGGTTGGTGGCCAACCAGATTCAGACGGTCGGTCACCAACCCGCGCCGAGCCGTGCCGACGCTGCGCGGCCTGTGCCAGAATATCGGCGTAAGACGATCCGATCCGAAGGGAATCGCCGTGGCCAGTACCGAGGTGGAGCACTACAACGGCGTCGACCCGGCCGAGGTGCC encodes:
- a CDS encoding fasciclin domain-containing protein, encoding MKVHTRIAATGFAAAGILGLGVSVSPSAAAADLVGPGCADYAAANPSGPASVDGMSGVPVAVAASNNPQLTTLTSALSGKLNPEVNLVDTLNSGQYTVFAPTDAAFSKLPESTIGQLKTNAAMLKSILTYHVVAGQLSPAKVDGTHATLQGANAMVTGQGNGLKVNNASVVCGGVPTANATVYMIDTVLMPPS